A window of Candidatus Paracaedimonas acanthamoebae genomic DNA:
TGATGATTGATTTTGTCGAAGCTAAAACATCTTCTACAGAAGCGCCAGTGGTTAAACCAAAATCAATCCCTTCTAAAATGGGGACGGCAAAACTTTCTAAAGTAAAAACGTATCCGAAGCTTAAAGCCGATAGCATGACGACCGAACATCCATTTATGCAGGCTTTAATACAAGCTTATACCTCAAATCCAGAGCTTAAGGCGAAGGTTAAAGAGCAAAATGCCCTCGCTGAAGAATTACCAAAAGCTTATGCTGGATGGCGTCCAAGTATTAATGGGACAGCAATGGCAGCTTATAACAAGGGAACCAATCAAATAGAGAAGATCACGTCTTCATCTCATCCTAAGACAGCCGGCCTTGAAGTGCGACAAAATGTATTTGAAGGAGGAAAAACCTTAGCCAATACAACCTATGCCGAAAATCTGATTTTAGCAGGTAATGCTTCTTTTACAGCAATAGAGCAGAGTATTTTATTAAAAGCGATTCAGGCCTACTTAGATCTTTGGGCTCGTCGTCAAGAGCTTGAAATTAACAGAACAAGCGTTCGTTTTTTTGAATTTAGTTTAGAGCAAGCTAAAGCAAGAGCTGATGTTGGTGAGATTGGTCTTACAGAAATAGCAGAAGCAGAATTTAGCTATTCAGGGGCCTTAGCTGACTTCATTTCGGCGGAAGCAGAAGTTCAAAACGCGACAGCTACTTACATAAAAGTGATTGGCCATCAACCGCCTAAAGAATTAGTTTTACCTTCTGACATTGCTGAAAGAGTAACGCTTCCATCATCTTTAGAAGAGTTGAAAAAACTTTCGACGGATGGAAACCCAACTCTTCAACAAGCTGTTTTTGATGCAAAGTCTGCTGAAGCTGGGATTGATATTGCGACGGCCGATTTAATGCCAAAAGTTGATGTGGTTGGAGACGCTGGTCGTCAATTAAATTCTCGCAGAAGAACACGGACTCATGAAATCGCAGCAAGAGTTGAAGTAAAAATTCCTATTTATCAAGGCGGATCAGAGTGGGCTTCTATACGGGCTTCCCATCAAACGGCTGCCCAAAAAGCGATTGGTGTGAGAACTGTCCGCAGACAAGTGATAGAAAATGCAATCCAAGTGTGGGAAACGAGGTACGCTTCGAAGGGAAGAATCAAAAGGCTTGAAACTCAAATTAAAGCGGGTGAGACACGTATTGAAGGAACACGTCAAGAATCTTTAGTCGGTGAAAGAACGTTTTTAGATGTACTATACGCGCAGAAAGATGTCGTCAATGCGCGCATTGGTTTTGTACGAGCAACGAGTGATTTCTTATCTTCTGGGTATCAGATTTTAGGAGCGATGGGGAATTTGTCTGCAGCTTTGCTTAAACTTCCTGTCCAAAAACATAATGTTAATGGATATGCAGAAGAGGTAAGTGGCCACTATATTGGATGGGGTGATGTTCCAAGCCGAGAGGAAATTAGAGATGCCGCAGGCACAGATTGATAAGGATATGGAAGAAATCCTTTCTTCAATTCGTCAAATTATTGCAGATGATGTCGAAGAAAATACAAAAAATAAGAGCCCTAAATTTTCTTTTGAACCAGCTTTAGAAAATAAAACGGTTAAGAAGGAATCGAAAGAAAATACAGATGAAGATATTCTTGAATTAACGAATATGCTTCCAGAAGATGTCTATAAAGGCCCTTTAGAGAA
This region includes:
- a CDS encoding TolC family outer membrane protein; its protein translation is MKNTFFALSLGCSLMMIDFVEAKTSSTEAPVVKPKSIPSKMGTAKLSKVKTYPKLKADSMTTEHPFMQALIQAYTSNPELKAKVKEQNALAEELPKAYAGWRPSINGTAMAAYNKGTNQIEKITSSSHPKTAGLEVRQNVFEGGKTLANTTYAENLILAGNASFTAIEQSILLKAIQAYLDLWARRQELEINRTSVRFFEFSLEQAKARADVGEIGLTEIAEAEFSYSGALADFISAEAEVQNATATYIKVIGHQPPKELVLPSDIAERVTLPSSLEELKKLSTDGNPTLQQAVFDAKSAEAGIDIATADLMPKVDVVGDAGRQLNSRRRTRTHEIAARVEVKIPIYQGGSEWASIRASHQTAAQKAIGVRTVRRQVIENAIQVWETRYASKGRIKRLETQIKAGETRIEGTRQESLVGERTFLDVLYAQKDVVNARIGFVRATSDFLSSGYQILGAMGNLSAALLKLPVQKHNVNGYAEEVSGHYIGWGDVPSREEIRDAAGTD